One genomic region from Listeria monocytogenes encodes:
- a CDS encoding MIP/aquaporin family protein, producing MIDTSLATQFLGEVIGTAILIILGAGVVAGVSLKRSKAENGGWVVITLAWGLGVTMGVYVSGYMSMAHLNPAVTIGMALAGAFPWNYVLPYILAQFIGAFIGATLIWLHYYPHWKQTEDKPTKLGVFATAPAIRHFTSNFFGEALGTFILVFGLLSLGANSFSDGLNPLVVGALIVAIGMSLGGTTGYAINPARDLGPRIAHFVWPISGKGGSDWGYSWVPVIGPIMGGALGALGYNAIINGELGMWFWVFAVLFVLILILTMQLDKKKDLA from the coding sequence ATGATTGACACAAGTTTAGCAACACAATTTCTAGGTGAAGTCATTGGTACGGCTATACTAATTATTTTAGGTGCTGGTGTCGTAGCAGGTGTTTCACTGAAAAGATCCAAAGCAGAGAATGGCGGCTGGGTCGTTATTACTTTAGCTTGGGGGCTGGGTGTTACAATGGGTGTGTATGTCTCAGGGTATATGAGTATGGCCCATCTTAACCCCGCAGTAACTATCGGTATGGCACTTGCTGGTGCTTTCCCGTGGAATTACGTATTGCCATATATTCTTGCTCAGTTTATTGGGGCATTTATCGGGGCTACGCTAATTTGGTTGCATTACTATCCACACTGGAAACAAACAGAAGACAAACCAACAAAACTAGGTGTTTTTGCAACGGCGCCAGCTATTCGCCATTTTACATCTAACTTTTTTGGTGAAGCATTAGGTACTTTTATATTAGTATTTGGATTACTATCACTAGGTGCAAATTCCTTTTCAGATGGATTAAATCCACTTGTAGTCGGTGCATTAATCGTAGCTATCGGGATGTCTCTTGGTGGAACTACGGGTTATGCCATCAACCCAGCTCGTGACCTTGGACCAAGAATTGCGCATTTTGTTTGGCCGATTTCTGGCAAAGGTGGATCTGATTGGGGCTACTCATGGGTTCCAGTTATTGGACCAATCATGGGCGGTGCATTAGGTGCTTTAGGGTATAATGCCATTATTAACGGCGAACTAGGAATGTGGTTCTGGGTGTTCGCAGTATTATTTGTTTTAATTCTTATTTTAACTATGCAACTCGACAAGAAAAAAGATTTAGCATAA
- a CDS encoding YebC/PmpR family DNA-binding transcriptional regulator gives MSGHSKWNNIQGRKNAQDSKRSKVFQKLAREIFVAAKKGPDPSLNPSLRLVMDKAKAVNMPNDNIKRAIDKASGNTSGENYDEVTYEGYAPCGIAVLVHALTDNKNRTSTNVRVAFNKNGGSLGETGSVSYMFDRKGYLVILREGLTVDEEEFMLEAIEAGADDVEVSEDVFEIFTDPATFSEVKEALQEAGYTFATAELSMFPTVYNEIAENNQTQFDKMLEALEDDDDVQEVYTNAEIN, from the coding sequence ATGTCAGGACATTCAAAATGGAATAATATTCAAGGTAGAAAAAATGCACAAGATTCCAAGCGTTCCAAAGTATTCCAAAAATTAGCGAGAGAAATTTTTGTTGCAGCAAAAAAAGGTCCTGATCCGAGTTTAAACCCTTCGCTCCGATTAGTTATGGATAAAGCAAAAGCAGTCAACATGCCAAATGATAATATTAAACGTGCTATTGATAAAGCTTCTGGTAATACGAGTGGTGAAAACTACGATGAAGTAACGTATGAAGGGTATGCGCCTTGTGGAATTGCTGTATTAGTCCACGCGCTTACGGATAATAAGAATCGCACAAGTACCAATGTCCGTGTAGCATTTAATAAGAATGGTGGAAGCCTTGGTGAAACCGGAAGTGTTAGCTATATGTTTGATCGTAAAGGTTATCTTGTTATTTTACGCGAAGGTTTAACCGTAGACGAAGAGGAATTTATGCTGGAGGCTATTGAAGCGGGTGCGGATGACGTGGAAGTAAGCGAGGATGTATTTGAAATTTTTACTGATCCGGCTACTTTTTCAGAAGTGAAAGAGGCTTTGCAAGAAGCGGGGTATACTTTTGCTACTGCTGAATTATCCATGTTTCCAACGGTTTATAATGAAATAGCAGAAAACAATCAAACACAATTTGATAAAATGTTAGAGGCACTAGAAGATGATGATGACGTGCAAGAAGTTTATACGAACGCAGAGATTAATTAA
- the queA gene encoding tRNA preQ1(34) S-adenosylmethionine ribosyltransferase-isomerase QueA gives MKVEDFDFDLPEELIAQTPLLDRTSSRLMVLDKESGDIKDQHFTDIISYLNEGDALVLNDTRVLPARLHGIKDETGAHIEVLLLKQKEGNAWETLVKPAKRIRKGATITFGDGALKATCLEELEHGGRILEFSYEGIFYEVLEQLGEMPLPPYIKEQLADQDRYQTVYAKENGSAAAPTAGLHFTEDLLEQISAKGVEIIFVTLHVGLGTFRPVDVEDTTNHKMHSEFYRLTEESAERINKIKAQGGKVVAVGTTSIRTLETIASRHDGKLVAESGWTEIFISPGYTFQAVDALITNFHLPKSTLIMLVSALSDRTKILAAYNHAVEEQYRFFSFGDAMFIH, from the coding sequence ATGAAAGTAGAAGATTTCGATTTTGATTTACCAGAAGAATTAATCGCACAAACCCCACTATTAGACCGGACTTCAAGCCGACTAATGGTGCTTGATAAAGAGTCAGGTGACATAAAAGACCAACATTTCACTGATATTATCAGCTATTTAAACGAAGGGGACGCACTAGTGTTAAATGATACACGCGTCCTCCCAGCAAGGCTGCATGGTATTAAAGATGAAACTGGCGCACACATTGAAGTGCTCCTTTTGAAACAAAAAGAAGGCAATGCATGGGAAACTTTAGTAAAACCTGCTAAAAGAATTCGAAAAGGTGCAACCATTACTTTTGGTGATGGCGCTTTAAAAGCGACTTGCTTGGAAGAGCTTGAGCATGGTGGTCGGATTTTAGAATTTTCTTATGAAGGCATTTTTTATGAGGTATTGGAGCAACTTGGCGAAATGCCACTTCCTCCATACATTAAAGAACAACTGGCTGACCAAGATCGTTATCAAACCGTTTATGCGAAAGAAAATGGTTCAGCTGCTGCGCCGACTGCGGGTCTTCATTTTACCGAAGATTTACTGGAACAAATTAGCGCAAAGGGTGTAGAAATTATTTTCGTGACACTTCATGTGGGGCTCGGAACATTCCGCCCAGTGGACGTAGAAGATACTACCAATCATAAAATGCATTCTGAATTTTATCGTTTAACTGAAGAATCTGCTGAGCGAATTAATAAAATCAAAGCACAAGGCGGAAAAGTTGTTGCAGTTGGAACGACTTCTATCCGAACATTAGAAACAATTGCGAGTCGTCATGACGGCAAACTAGTGGCTGAATCAGGTTGGACAGAGATTTTCATTTCCCCAGGATATACTTTTCAGGCAGTAGATGCACTAATAACGAATTTCCATTTACCGAAGTCGACATTAATTATGCTTGTGTCTGCTTTATCAGACCGCACGAAAATTTTAGCAGCCTATAATCATGCTGTAGAAGAACAATATCGCTTCTTTAGTTTTGGCGATGCAATGTTTATTCATTAA
- a CDS encoding post-transcriptional regulator: MDRFSEWYEDLAPAISIKVEDFHILGYREIKASHIWAFLTEEKWKNGPTPALHERINDVMQMKIGQLMQFIMTTAEQESNNHVSQADSMLQPNVED, encoded by the coding sequence ATGGATAGATTTTCGGAATGGTATGAAGATTTAGCGCCAGCGATTTCAATAAAAGTAGAAGATTTTCATATTTTAGGTTACCGAGAAATCAAGGCAAGCCACATTTGGGCATTTTTAACAGAGGAAAAGTGGAAGAATGGACCAACCCCTGCTTTGCATGAACGTATAAATGATGTCATGCAAATGAAAATTGGACAATTAATGCAATTTATTATGACAACAGCTGAACAAGAATCTAATAACCATGTTTCTCAAGCAGATAGTATGCTTCAACCAAATGTGGAAGATTAA
- the ruvA gene encoding Holliday junction branch migration protein RuvA: MYDYIKGTVTTITPEYIVVEAGQIGYQIITGNPFSFQRLEGTEAQVFLYQHVREDNISLFGFQTTEERYLFKKLLSVSGIGPKSALAIIASGDVVPLISAIESEDDVYLTKFPSVGKKTARQIILDLKGKLADVVASEIVYVAPENDMVAGLSPQLEEAVLALEALGYSTRELKKVIPKLAKEADLTSDAYIKLALQLMTK; encoded by the coding sequence TTGTACGATTACATAAAAGGAACCGTTACGACGATTACACCCGAATATATTGTTGTTGAGGCAGGACAAATCGGCTATCAAATAATTACAGGGAACCCGTTTTCCTTTCAACGACTAGAAGGTACAGAAGCGCAAGTCTTTTTGTATCAGCATGTGAGAGAGGATAATATTTCTTTATTTGGTTTTCAAACAACAGAAGAACGTTATTTATTCAAAAAATTATTGAGTGTTTCGGGCATTGGACCAAAAAGCGCACTAGCCATTATTGCTTCAGGCGATGTCGTTCCACTAATTTCAGCGATTGAATCCGAAGACGATGTTTATTTAACCAAATTTCCGAGTGTCGGTAAAAAAACAGCTCGCCAAATTATTCTTGATTTAAAAGGAAAACTGGCTGATGTTGTTGCGAGCGAAATTGTTTATGTTGCCCCAGAAAACGATATGGTTGCGGGACTTTCCCCGCAATTAGAAGAGGCCGTATTAGCTTTAGAAGCGCTCGGTTATAGCACGCGAGAACTTAAAAAAGTAATACCAAAATTGGCTAAAGAAGCTGACTTAACAAGCGACGCATATATCAAGCTAGCGCTACAATTAATGACAAAATAG
- the pheA gene encoding prephenate dehydratase — MKIAYLGPAASFTHSAAAKAFPKEEMIAKSTIPDCIMAIEKEDVDVAVVPIENTIEGSVNITLDYLFHFSSVPVVAEIVLPIAQHLMVHPAHVSAWKSVQKVMSHPQALAQCHTFLQAELYGVEREVTPSTAYAAKWVSNNPTELVAAIAPRMAANEYGLEIVKENAQDLELNQTRFFVLSRKPVSILLPKEEEKTSISVILPNNMPGALHKVLSTFAWRDIDLSKIESRPLKTSLGEYFFLIDVLSEGKEVLVTNALDEITLLGGTANKLGTYHVHRLQTN; from the coding sequence ATGAAAATTGCTTATTTAGGTCCAGCAGCATCTTTTACCCATTCGGCAGCAGCAAAGGCTTTTCCAAAAGAAGAGATGATAGCTAAGAGTACAATTCCGGATTGTATTATGGCAATTGAAAAGGAAGACGTGGATGTGGCTGTTGTTCCAATTGAAAATACGATTGAAGGAAGCGTCAATATCACGCTGGACTACTTATTTCATTTTTCAAGTGTCCCTGTAGTAGCAGAGATTGTTCTACCAATTGCGCAACATTTAATGGTTCATCCCGCGCATGTATCCGCTTGGAAATCTGTGCAAAAGGTAATGTCTCACCCACAAGCGCTTGCCCAGTGCCATACATTTCTTCAGGCAGAATTATACGGAGTGGAGCGTGAAGTTACACCTTCAACTGCCTATGCTGCAAAATGGGTTAGCAATAATCCGACTGAACTTGTGGCAGCTATTGCACCACGAATGGCAGCAAATGAGTACGGGCTTGAAATCGTCAAAGAAAATGCGCAAGACTTGGAATTAAATCAAACAAGATTTTTTGTTTTAAGTCGTAAGCCTGTTTCGATTTTATTACCAAAAGAAGAAGAAAAAACTTCTATTTCTGTTATTTTGCCTAATAACATGCCAGGAGCGCTACATAAAGTCTTGTCAACATTTGCATGGCGCGATATAGATTTAAGTAAAATTGAATCAAGACCACTTAAAACCTCGTTAGGGGAGTACTTTTTCTTGATTGATGTGCTTTCAGAAGGAAAAGAAGTGCTAGTTACCAATGCGCTTGATGAAATTACACTTTTAGGTGGAACGGCAAATAAACTTGGCACTTATCACGTTCACCGCTTACAAACGAATTAA
- the yajC gene encoding preprotein translocase subunit YajC, protein MGGIVTFIPIILMIVLFYFLLIRPQQKRQKEVQNMQSSLAKGDKIITIGGLHGIVEAIEDGTVILKCGNSKLTFDRNAIRTVLEKGNAVSNPVVAETTSDDTEVVEDNK, encoded by the coding sequence ATGGGCGGTATTGTAACATTTATACCAATTATCTTGATGATCGTTTTGTTTTACTTCTTATTAATCAGACCTCAACAAAAACGTCAAAAAGAAGTACAAAATATGCAAAGTAGTTTAGCAAAAGGTGATAAAATTATTACTATTGGTGGACTTCACGGTATTGTTGAAGCAATTGAAGATGGCACAGTCATTTTGAAATGTGGAAACAGCAAATTAACTTTTGACCGTAACGCAATCAGAACTGTACTTGAAAAAGGTAATGCGGTTTCTAATCCAGTTGTAGCAGAAACAACTTCTGATGACACTGAAGTTGTAGAAGACAACAAATAA
- the ruvB gene encoding Holliday junction branch migration DNA helicase RuvB → MDERIISSETVDAEEVSFETSLRPQNLSQYIGQDKVKNNLTVFIEAATLRNEALDHVLLYGPPGLGKTTLAMVIASEMGSQIKTTSGPAIERPGDLATILTSLEPGDVLFIDEIHRLSRAIEEILYPAMEDYCLDIVIGTGPTARSVRLDLPPFTLIGATTRAGLLSAPLRDRFGVIDHLEFYTEEQLTEIVLRTSNILDTKIDDLGAREIARRSRGTPRIANRLLKRVRDFAQVRGNGTVTEKLAKEALTLLQVDPRGLDTIDQKLLHTIIQSFRGGPVGLDTIAASIGEERETIEDMQEPYLLQIGFLQRTPRGRIVTETAYNHLGISYEKEV, encoded by the coding sequence ATGGATGAACGAATTATTTCAAGTGAAACAGTAGACGCAGAAGAAGTATCTTTTGAAACTAGTTTGCGGCCACAGAACCTTTCACAATATATTGGGCAAGATAAAGTAAAGAATAATTTAACTGTCTTTATAGAAGCTGCCACACTCCGAAATGAAGCACTGGATCATGTGCTTTTATATGGCCCTCCAGGACTTGGTAAAACAACGCTTGCGATGGTCATTGCATCAGAAATGGGTAGCCAAATTAAAACAACGAGTGGACCAGCTATTGAACGTCCAGGCGACTTGGCGACAATTTTGACAAGCCTTGAGCCAGGGGATGTTTTATTTATTGATGAAATCCATCGTTTATCAAGAGCGATTGAAGAGATTTTATATCCGGCAATGGAAGATTATTGTTTGGATATTGTGATTGGAACAGGTCCAACTGCGCGCTCGGTTCGTTTAGATTTACCACCATTTACTTTGATAGGAGCGACGACACGAGCTGGACTTTTATCAGCGCCCCTTAGAGATCGTTTTGGCGTAATTGATCATTTAGAATTTTATACAGAAGAGCAGTTGACCGAAATTGTCCTCAGAACTTCCAATATTTTAGATACAAAAATTGATGATCTCGGTGCGCGTGAAATAGCTAGACGCTCAAGAGGAACCCCGCGGATTGCCAATCGTTTATTAAAACGGGTTCGTGATTTTGCGCAAGTTCGAGGAAATGGAACGGTAACCGAAAAGCTAGCGAAAGAAGCGCTTACTTTGCTTCAAGTAGATCCAAGAGGATTAGATACCATTGACCAAAAATTACTCCATACAATTATCCAATCGTTTAGAGGCGGTCCAGTTGGTCTGGATACAATCGCTGCAAGTATTGGAGAAGAACGAGAAACCATTGAAGATATGCAAGAACCATATTTACTACAAATCGGTTTTCTACAAAGAACGCCACGAGGAAGAATCGTAACTGAAACGGCGTATAACCATTTAGGAATAAGTTATGAAAAAGAGGTATAA
- the glpK gene encoding glycerol kinase GlpK, which produces MEKKYILALDQGTTSSRAMIIDEEGEVIGVAQEEFDQIFPKPGWVEHNANEIWASILAVIAGVLLKTNISSKEIAGIGITNQRETTVIWDKESGNPIYNAIVWQSRQTEDICKQLRKDGYEDTIRSKTGLLIDPYFAGTKARWILDHVDGAQERAEKGELLFGTIDTWLVWKLTGGRAHITDYSNASRTLLYNIYDLEWDDELLKMLNIPKAMLPEVRPSSEVYADTVPYHFFGEEVPVAGIAGDQQAALFGQGCFEKGMAKNTYGTGCFLLMNTGEKAVRSENGLLTTLAWGIDGKVEYALEGSIFVAGSAIQWLRDGLRMVRQSSDSENYASRIESSDGVYVVPAFVGLGAPYWDSDVRGAVFGLTRGTEKEQFIRATLESLAYQTRDVLYAMEQDSGISLKTLRVDGGASANNFLMQFQSDILGVPVERPENKETTVLGAAFLAGLAVGVWKDKNEIKKHWKLDKRFEVEMKEEQREDLYEGWHKAVKAAQAFK; this is translated from the coding sequence ATGGAAAAGAAATATATTTTAGCACTGGATCAAGGAACAACGAGTTCAAGAGCGATGATTATTGACGAAGAAGGAGAAGTAATTGGCGTTGCACAAGAAGAATTTGATCAAATTTTTCCTAAACCAGGTTGGGTAGAACATAATGCTAATGAAATCTGGGCTTCGATTTTAGCTGTTATTGCAGGTGTATTGTTAAAAACAAATATTTCTTCTAAAGAAATTGCTGGGATTGGTATTACAAACCAACGTGAAACAACCGTTATTTGGGATAAAGAAAGCGGAAATCCGATTTATAATGCGATTGTTTGGCAATCTCGTCAAACAGAAGATATTTGTAAACAATTACGTAAAGATGGCTATGAAGATACCATTCGTTCTAAAACTGGTCTTTTAATTGATCCGTATTTTGCGGGTACAAAAGCTCGCTGGATTCTTGACCATGTAGATGGTGCACAAGAACGTGCTGAAAAAGGAGAACTTCTTTTCGGAACTATTGATACTTGGTTAGTTTGGAAATTAACTGGTGGTCGTGCTCATATTACCGACTATTCCAATGCTTCTCGTACACTTCTTTATAATATTTATGATTTAGAGTGGGATGATGAGCTTTTAAAAATGCTTAATATCCCGAAAGCAATGCTGCCAGAAGTTCGTCCATCCTCTGAAGTATATGCGGACACAGTGCCTTATCACTTCTTTGGTGAAGAAGTTCCGGTTGCAGGTATTGCTGGTGACCAACAAGCTGCATTATTCGGTCAAGGTTGTTTCGAAAAAGGAATGGCGAAAAATACGTACGGGACTGGTTGCTTCTTGCTAATGAACACTGGGGAAAAAGCAGTTCGTTCTGAAAACGGCTTATTAACAACACTTGCTTGGGGAATTGATGGTAAAGTAGAATATGCACTTGAAGGTAGTATTTTCGTTGCTGGTTCCGCTATTCAGTGGTTACGTGACGGTTTACGAATGGTTCGTCAATCAAGCGACTCTGAAAACTATGCAAGTCGTATTGAATCAAGTGACGGTGTATATGTTGTACCAGCTTTCGTTGGTTTAGGCGCACCTTACTGGGATTCAGATGTTCGTGGGGCTGTATTTGGCTTAACTCGTGGTACGGAAAAAGAACAATTTATCCGTGCAACTTTGGAATCTCTAGCCTATCAAACAAGAGACGTACTTTATGCAATGGAACAAGATTCCGGAATTAGCTTAAAAACGTTACGTGTTGATGGCGGAGCTTCTGCTAATAATTTCTTAATGCAATTCCAATCTGATATTCTAGGCGTTCCTGTAGAGCGTCCAGAAAACAAAGAAACAACCGTGCTAGGTGCGGCGTTCTTGGCGGGACTTGCAGTAGGTGTTTGGAAAGATAAAAATGAAATTAAAAAACATTGGAAACTGGACAAACGTTTTGAAGTAGAAATGAAAGAAGAACAAAGAGAAGATTTATATGAAGGCTGGCATAAAGCTGTTAAAGCGGCACAAGCTTTTAAATAA
- a CDS encoding L-lactate dehydrogenase produces the protein MKPRKVMIIGAGNVGTAAAHAFVNQKFVEELILVDLNKERVEGNRKDLADAAAFMPGKMDITVRDASDCADVDIAVITVTAGPLKEGQTRLDELRSTSRIVSGIVPEMMKGGFNGIFLIATNPCDIITYQVWKLSGLPRERVLGTGVWLDTTRLRRLLAEKLDIAAQSIDAFILGEHGDSQFPVWSHSSIYGKPVNEYSLEKLGESLDLKQIGETARDTGFEIYHQKGCTEYGIGGTIVEICRHIFSGSQRALTVSCVLDGEYGESGLAIGVPAVLSQNGVKEIISLKLDEQEEQAFANSVSVIKKSIASI, from the coding sequence ATGAAACCGCGTAAAGTAATGATAATTGGAGCTGGGAATGTAGGAACAGCTGCAGCACACGCATTTGTTAATCAAAAATTTGTGGAAGAGTTAATTCTCGTAGATTTAAATAAAGAACGCGTAGAAGGAAATCGGAAAGACTTGGCTGATGCCGCTGCATTTATGCCCGGGAAAATGGATATTACAGTTCGTGACGCGAGCGATTGCGCAGATGTAGATATCGCTGTAATCACTGTAACTGCAGGACCTTTAAAAGAAGGACAAACTCGTTTAGACGAATTGAGAAGTACTTCACGAATCGTTTCAGGCATTGTGCCTGAGATGATGAAAGGCGGGTTTAATGGTATTTTCTTAATCGCGACGAATCCGTGTGACATCATCACATACCAGGTTTGGAAATTGTCCGGTTTACCAAGAGAACGGGTACTCGGAACGGGGGTATGGCTTGATACAACAAGGTTACGCCGTTTACTCGCGGAAAAACTAGATATCGCTGCTCAAAGTATCGATGCTTTTATCCTAGGAGAACATGGCGATTCTCAGTTCCCAGTCTGGTCACATTCATCTATTTATGGTAAACCGGTAAATGAATATAGTTTGGAAAAATTAGGCGAGTCACTGGATTTGAAACAAATTGGTGAAACTGCTCGTGATACTGGTTTTGAAATTTATCACCAAAAAGGATGCACAGAATATGGCATAGGTGGTACGATTGTTGAGATTTGTCGTCATATTTTTAGTGGTAGCCAGCGCGCTTTGACGGTATCTTGTGTACTTGATGGCGAATACGGAGAAAGCGGTCTAGCCATCGGAGTACCAGCTGTTTTAAGTCAAAATGGTGTAAAGGAAATCATCTCTTTAAAATTAGATGAACAAGAAGAACAAGCTTTTGCGAATTCAGTATCTGTCATTAAAAAAAGTATAGCTTCTATTTAA
- the obgE gene encoding GTPase ObgE: protein MFVDQVKIYVKAGNGGDGMVAFRREKFVPNGGPAGGDGGKGADVVFVVDEGLRTLVDFRFKRIFKAEHGEHGMSKSMHGRGAEDLVVKVPQGTIVKDIDTGEIIADLVAHGQRAVIAKAGRGGRGNKRFATPANPAPELSENGEPGQERNVQLELKVLADVGLVGFPSVGKSTLLSVVSAARPKIAAYHFTTIVPNLGMVDAGDGRSFVMADLPGLIEGASQGVGLGHQFLRHIERTRVIVHVIDMSGSEGRVPYEDYMAINNELEQYNLRLMERPQIIVANKMDMPDAEENLNEFKTKIAEDIPVFPISAVTKTGLRELLLAIADKLETTPEFPLNEILEQEDEDTVLYKYVAEEPDFEISREPDGTFVLSGAKIERLFTMTNFERDASISRFARQLRAMGVDEALRKRGAKDGDIVRLLDYEFEFMD, encoded by the coding sequence ATGTTTGTAGATCAGGTTAAGATATATGTAAAAGCTGGTAATGGTGGGGACGGTATGGTAGCATTCCGTCGCGAAAAATTTGTACCAAACGGTGGTCCTGCTGGCGGTGACGGTGGTAAAGGAGCAGACGTTGTATTTGTTGTAGATGAAGGTCTGCGTACATTGGTGGATTTCCGCTTTAAACGAATCTTTAAAGCAGAGCACGGCGAACATGGCATGAGTAAAAGTATGCATGGACGCGGTGCAGAAGATTTAGTAGTCAAAGTACCACAAGGAACAATTGTAAAAGATATTGATACTGGCGAGATTATTGCTGATTTAGTAGCACATGGTCAACGTGCAGTTATTGCAAAAGCAGGACGTGGCGGACGTGGTAATAAACGTTTTGCAACGCCAGCCAATCCAGCTCCAGAACTCTCTGAAAACGGTGAGCCTGGACAAGAACGAAATGTACAATTAGAACTTAAAGTATTAGCAGATGTTGGTTTAGTTGGTTTCCCAAGTGTTGGTAAATCAACCTTATTATCTGTTGTTTCTGCTGCGAGACCAAAAATTGCCGCATATCACTTTACAACGATTGTTCCTAACTTAGGAATGGTTGATGCTGGAGATGGTCGTAGCTTTGTTATGGCTGACTTGCCGGGATTAATTGAAGGGGCTAGCCAAGGTGTTGGTTTAGGTCATCAATTCTTACGTCATATCGAAAGAACACGTGTTATCGTGCACGTCATCGACATGTCGGGCTCAGAAGGACGCGTACCATATGAAGACTATATGGCCATTAATAACGAATTAGAACAATATAACTTGCGCTTAATGGAACGTCCACAAATTATCGTAGCTAATAAAATGGATATGCCAGATGCGGAAGAAAATTTAAACGAATTTAAAACTAAAATCGCTGAAGATATTCCTGTCTTCCCAATTTCTGCAGTAACAAAAACAGGCCTACGCGAATTACTTCTTGCTATTGCTGATAAATTAGAAACAACACCAGAATTTCCACTTAATGAAATTTTGGAGCAAGAAGACGAAGATACAGTTCTTTACAAATATGTTGCTGAGGAACCTGACTTCGAGATTTCTAGAGAACCAGATGGTACTTTTGTGTTAAGTGGAGCGAAAATCGAACGCTTATTTACGATGACAAACTTCGAGCGTGATGCTTCTATTAGCCGTTTTGCTCGTCAGCTTCGTGCAATGGGTGTCGATGAGGCGCTTAGAAAACGTGGTGCCAAAGACGGCGATATCGTTCGCTTGCTTGATTATGAATTTGAATTTATGGATTAA
- the tgt gene encoding tRNA guanosine(34) transglycosylase Tgt, whose amino-acid sequence MSAIRYELIKTDKQTGARLGKIHTPHGTFDTPMFMPVGTLATVKTMSPEELKAMGAGIILSNTYHLWLRPGEELIREAGGLHKFMNWDQPILTDSGGFQVFSLSKMRDIKEEGVHFRNHLNGDKLFLSPEKAIQIQNALGSDIMMSFDECPPYPASHEYMKKSVERTSRWAERGLKAHVRPEDQGLFGIVQGGAYEDLRAQSAKDLVSLDFPGYSIGGLSVGEPKDVMNRVLEHTTPLLPANKPRYLMGVGSPDSLIDGVIRGVDMFDCVLPTRIARNGTCMTSSGRLVIKNAKFTHDFRPIDENCDCYTCKNYSRAYIRHLIRCEETFGIRLTTYHNLHFLLNLMKQVRGAIMEDRLADFREEFFEQYGFNRPDAKNF is encoded by the coding sequence ATGTCCGCCATTCGTTATGAACTAATTAAAACAGATAAACAAACAGGTGCTCGTCTTGGTAAAATCCATACACCGCACGGCACATTTGATACACCTATGTTTATGCCAGTTGGCACGCTTGCGACGGTAAAAACAATGTCACCCGAAGAATTAAAAGCCATGGGTGCAGGTATTATTTTAAGCAATACGTATCATTTATGGTTGCGTCCCGGAGAAGAACTTATTCGAGAAGCGGGCGGACTACATAAATTTATGAACTGGGATCAACCAATCTTAACGGATTCAGGTGGTTTTCAGGTGTTTAGTTTGAGTAAAATGCGTGATATCAAAGAAGAAGGCGTTCATTTCCGGAACCATTTAAACGGGGACAAACTTTTCTTATCACCAGAAAAAGCGATTCAAATTCAAAATGCACTTGGTTCGGATATTATGATGAGTTTTGACGAATGTCCACCATATCCAGCGTCGCATGAATATATGAAAAAATCAGTAGAAAGAACATCTCGCTGGGCTGAACGCGGCTTAAAAGCGCACGTTAGACCAGAAGACCAAGGTTTGTTCGGTATCGTCCAAGGTGGAGCTTACGAAGATTTACGTGCGCAAAGTGCGAAAGATCTCGTTTCGCTTGATTTTCCTGGTTATTCCATCGGCGGCTTATCAGTAGGGGAACCAAAAGATGTCATGAACCGCGTTTTGGAACACACGACACCGCTGTTACCAGCGAACAAACCACGCTATTTAATGGGTGTAGGTTCGCCTGACTCATTGATTGATGGCGTGATTCGAGGAGTGGACATGTTTGACTGTGTTCTTCCCACACGTATTGCACGAAATGGTACTTGTATGACATCTAGTGGTCGCTTAGTTATTAAAAACGCTAAGTTCACACACGATTTCCGTCCAATTGATGAAAATTGTGATTGTTATACATGTAAAAATTACTCGCGTGCATACATCCGACACTTGATTCGTTGTGAAGAAACATTTGGAATTCGACTTACAACTTATCATAATCTTCATTTTCTGTTAAACTTAATGAAGCAAGTTCGTGGCGCTATTATGGAAGATCGTCTTGCTGATTTTAGGGAAGAATTTTTTGAGCAATATGGATTCAATCGTCCTGATGCAAAAAATTTCTAA